The proteins below are encoded in one region of Nilaparvata lugens isolate BPH chromosome X, ASM1435652v1, whole genome shotgun sequence:
- the LOC111052762 gene encoding histone-arginine methyltransferase CARMER isoform X4 — protein MAKSFPSVNVSRVTNSGDLIPKYDFDVNLVIDYDPQGLSVKLKKDDNKNEELSEFPVHRFTECSRVGALSYIFTFDSDSLCLKFSSEADLKRFHSYVKEVKIGKNQSVFSERTDDSSAVQYFKFYGYLSQQQNMLQDFVRTSTYQKAVLVNSDDFKDKVVLDVGAGSGILSFFAVQAGAKRVYAVEASSMALHAETLVNANNMRDKINVIAGKIEEVVLPEMVDVIISEPMGYMLFNERMLETYLHAKKWLKSGGIMFPSRGDLHIAPFNDESLFMEQTNKANFWVQTCFHGVDLSSMRGAAMKEYFSHPIVDTFDMRICMAKSIKHSVDFGEAQEEDLRDINIPLEFYILESGMVHGLALWFDVAFTGSNQTVWLSTSPTEPLTHWYQVRCLLEKPIFAKHGQRLTGKIVLQANQRQSYDVTMELCIEGADNTKVTNTLDLQNPYFRYTGQPVAPPPGVSTTSPSESYWNQLDTQAVNMVNGITVNGLGDVSMDTLQNNAGIINLASSSPASSWKYCSFSCQQQSDDW, from the exons ATGGCGAAATCATTCCCCAGTGTTAATGTTTCACGTGTTACTAATTCGGGCGATTTAATTCCCAAATACGATTTTGATGTTAATCTTGTAATCGATTATGATCCACAAGGCCTGAGTGTCAAATTAAAGAAAG atGACAATAAGAACGAAGAGCTCAGTGAATTTCCAGTTCACAGGTTCACAGAATGCTCAAGGGTTGGCGCCCTCTCATATATTTTCACATTTGATTCTGATAGTTTGTGTCTAAAGTTCTCATCTGAAGCAG ATTTAAAAAGGTTTCATTCGTACGTCAAAGAAGTGAAAATCGGCAAAAACCAATCTGTTTTCTCTGAAAGAACCGATGATTCTTCAGCCGTCCAATATTTTAAG TTTTATGGGTACCTATCGCAACAACAGAACATGTTACAAGACTTTGTGAGAACAAGCACATATCAGAAAGCCGTACTGGTGAACTCGGATGACTTCAAAGATAAAGTTGTGCTTGATGTAGGGGCCGGATCTGGTATTCTCTCATTTTTCGCTGTTCAAGCTGGTGCTAAACGGGTCTATGCTGTCGAAGCAAGCTCTATGGCATTACATGCAGAG ACCTTGGTGAATGCAAACAATATGAGAGATAAAATCAACGTTATTGCTGGAAAGATCGAGGAAGTCGTGTTACCTGAAATGGTAGACGTTATCATCTCTGAACCCATGGGCTACATGCTATTCAATGAGCGTATGTTGGAAACCTATTTGCATGCGAAAAAATGGCTGAAAAGTGGAG gaATTATGTTCCCAAGTAGAGGTGATTTGCATATCGCACCATTCAACGACGAATCTTTGTTCATGGAACAAACCAATAAAGCGAATTTCTG GGTGCAAACATGCTTTCATGGCGTCGATTTGAGTAGCATGAGAGGAGCTGCTATGAAAGAATACTTCAGTCATCCAATTGTCGATACGTTTGACATGCGAATTTGCATGGCTAAATCGATCAAACACAGCGTCGACTTTGGCGAAGCGCAAGAGGAAGATCTACGAGATATCA ACATACCATTGGAGTTCTACATACTGGAATCGGGAATGGTACATGGGCTGGCGCTGTGGTTCGATGTGGCTTTCACTGGAAGCAACCAAACGGTCTGGTTGTCGACGTCTCCAACGGAACCTCTCACTCATTGGTACCAAGTGCGTTGCTTACTCGAGAAACCCATATTCGCTAAACACGGACAACGCCTCACTGGAAAGATAGTCCTCCAAGCAAATCAGAG GCAAAGCTACGACGTGACGATGGAACTGTGCATCGAAGGTGCCGATAACACTAAGGTAACGAATACTTTAGATCTACAAAATCCGTACTTCAGGTACACAGGCCAGCCAGTGGCGCCTCCACCCGGAGTAAGCACAACCTCGCCCAGTGAGTCCTACTGGAACCAACTGGATACACAAG CCGTCAACATGGTGAATGGAATTACGGTGAACGGACTGGGGGATGTATCGATGGATACGTTGCAAAACAATGCTGGGATCATAAATCTTG
- the LOC111052762 gene encoding histone-arginine methyltransferase CARMER isoform X2 — translation MAKSFPSVNVSRVTNSGDLIPKYDFDVNLVIDYDPQGLSVKLKKDDNKNEELSEFPVHRFTECSRVGALSYIFTFDSDSLCLKFSSEADLKRFHSYVKEVKIGKNQSVFSERTDDSSAVQYFKFYGYLSQQQNMLQDFVRTSTYQKAVLVNSDDFKDKVVLDVGAGSGILSFFAVQAGAKRVYAVEASSMALHAETLVNANNMRDKINVIAGKIEEVVLPEMVDVIISEPMGYMLFNERMLETYLHAKKWLKSGGIMFPSRGDLHIAPFNDESLFMEQTNKANFWVQTCFHGVDLSSMRGAAMKEYFSHPIVDTFDMRICMAKSIKHSVDFGEAQEEDLRDINIPLEFYILESGMVHGLALWFDVAFTGSNQTVWLSTSPTEPLTHWYQVRCLLEKPIFAKHGQRLTGKIVLQANQRQSYDVTMELCIEGADNTKVTNTLDLQNPYFRYTGQPVAPPPGVSTTSPSESYWNQLDTQGARQAVNMVNGITVNGLGDVSMDTLQNNAGIINLASSSPASSWKYCSFSCQQQSDDW, via the exons ATGGCGAAATCATTCCCCAGTGTTAATGTTTCACGTGTTACTAATTCGGGCGATTTAATTCCCAAATACGATTTTGATGTTAATCTTGTAATCGATTATGATCCACAAGGCCTGAGTGTCAAATTAAAGAAAG atGACAATAAGAACGAAGAGCTCAGTGAATTTCCAGTTCACAGGTTCACAGAATGCTCAAGGGTTGGCGCCCTCTCATATATTTTCACATTTGATTCTGATAGTTTGTGTCTAAAGTTCTCATCTGAAGCAG ATTTAAAAAGGTTTCATTCGTACGTCAAAGAAGTGAAAATCGGCAAAAACCAATCTGTTTTCTCTGAAAGAACCGATGATTCTTCAGCCGTCCAATATTTTAAG TTTTATGGGTACCTATCGCAACAACAGAACATGTTACAAGACTTTGTGAGAACAAGCACATATCAGAAAGCCGTACTGGTGAACTCGGATGACTTCAAAGATAAAGTTGTGCTTGATGTAGGGGCCGGATCTGGTATTCTCTCATTTTTCGCTGTTCAAGCTGGTGCTAAACGGGTCTATGCTGTCGAAGCAAGCTCTATGGCATTACATGCAGAG ACCTTGGTGAATGCAAACAATATGAGAGATAAAATCAACGTTATTGCTGGAAAGATCGAGGAAGTCGTGTTACCTGAAATGGTAGACGTTATCATCTCTGAACCCATGGGCTACATGCTATTCAATGAGCGTATGTTGGAAACCTATTTGCATGCGAAAAAATGGCTGAAAAGTGGAG gaATTATGTTCCCAAGTAGAGGTGATTTGCATATCGCACCATTCAACGACGAATCTTTGTTCATGGAACAAACCAATAAAGCGAATTTCTG GGTGCAAACATGCTTTCATGGCGTCGATTTGAGTAGCATGAGAGGAGCTGCTATGAAAGAATACTTCAGTCATCCAATTGTCGATACGTTTGACATGCGAATTTGCATGGCTAAATCGATCAAACACAGCGTCGACTTTGGCGAAGCGCAAGAGGAAGATCTACGAGATATCA ACATACCATTGGAGTTCTACATACTGGAATCGGGAATGGTACATGGGCTGGCGCTGTGGTTCGATGTGGCTTTCACTGGAAGCAACCAAACGGTCTGGTTGTCGACGTCTCCAACGGAACCTCTCACTCATTGGTACCAAGTGCGTTGCTTACTCGAGAAACCCATATTCGCTAAACACGGACAACGCCTCACTGGAAAGATAGTCCTCCAAGCAAATCAGAG GCAAAGCTACGACGTGACGATGGAACTGTGCATCGAAGGTGCCGATAACACTAAGGTAACGAATACTTTAGATCTACAAAATCCGTACTTCAGGTACACAGGCCAGCCAGTGGCGCCTCCACCCGGAGTAAGCACAACCTCGCCCAGTGAGTCCTACTGGAACCAACTGGATACACAAGGTGCGCGGCAAG CCGTCAACATGGTGAATGGAATTACGGTGAACGGACTGGGGGATGTATCGATGGATACGTTGCAAAACAATGCTGGGATCATAAATCTTG